The sequence below is a genomic window from Armatimonadota bacterium.
ATTTCTATGGTTGGCTGGTTTTATCGGTAATGGGGATAACAAGTACTGTAGGTCAGCTGTCGATGACTTATGCTCTTCGATGGTCACGCGCTGGTGAGGCGGGAATAATCCAAATGACAACCGTTATTTATTCGTCCATAGCAGGTATTCTCTGGCTGGGCGATCCTTTTAATTGGATGATTTTACTCGGCGCAATTATAGTCCTTGGTAGTGCAGGGTATATTTCTTTAGTTCAAAACTTGCAAGTAGCAGAGAAATAGGCGAACCCCAAAAGACTGATTATTGTTTAAGCGATTCGATATACTTCTCCGCCGATACAGCCGCTATTGCACCATCAGCGGCGGCGGTGATCAACTGGCGTAGGGACTTTCTTCGGCAATCGCCAGCCGCGAAGACACCGGGAACGTTAGTCTGCATTTCCTCGTTAGTCAATATGTATCCTTGTTCGTCAGTTACCACAGTCCCATGAACAAACTCCGTGTTCGGGTCCGTGCCGACAAGCACAAATACTCCCTCCACTGGCAGGGTTTCTCGTTTGCCGGTCGCTACATTTTCAATTACTAATCCCTCGACTTTTTCTTTGCCGAGAATTTCGACGGCGATGGTGTTCCATTTGACTGTGATTTTTGGGTTTTTTAAAACGCGTTCCTGAAGAATCTTGCAAGCTCGCAGAGTATCCCTGCGGTGGATGATAGCAATCTTGCTAGCAAATCTGCTAAGGAATACCGCGTCTTGAACTGCGGAATCACCACCACCAACCACCGCAATCTCTTTTCCCTTGAAGAAAATGCCGTCGCATGTGGCGCAATATGAGACTCCTTTGCCAGTAAGCCGATCTTCGTTTGGAATTCCTAGTCGACGTGGTGTTGCACCTGATGCAATAATAATGGTCTTGGTATGGTAATCGCCGGTTGATGAATGGACTACCTTGTCACGTCTCGAAAGGTCTAACAATTGGACCTCGCTTGAGATTATTTCGAGTCCCAGCAAGCGAGCTTGTTCTTCCATTCGTGATGTAATTTCAAGGCCAGAGGTTCCTCCAGGGAAGCCGGGGTAGTTTTCTATGTGGTCGATGAGAACCATTTGTCCGCCTGGTAAGTATTTCTCAAGCAGTACGGTCTTGAGGCGCGACCGCATTGCATAAATACCTGCCGAAAGCCCGGCGGGGCCACCCCCAATTATAACAACGTCGTATAAATCCAAGTTTTTCATCTTTGTTAGCTTATTCTACCATACTATACTATTAGCCTGGTACAGCCAAAGTCAAATACCAAATAAAGAAAAAAACTTCAAACAGGAATAATTGATGTTCGGTTTTCATTCAAGGAAGAGGCAGTTAGCATTTGGATTAAGCTCTCAGGTAACCCTTGAAAAACTGACTCCTTAAGCACATGAATGTTTTATATGAAAATAAGTTAGGAAAAAGTTTTTAGAAGGAATATGTGGGTAAAAACAAAACATATAAAATTAATTAATGCAGCAGGGTGTCAGATAATGGTTTCCGGCGTGTTCCAAGGCAAAATTTGGGATGTTCTAATAATAGGTGCAGGGCCGGCAGGCTTATCAGCGGCAGTAAATGCAAAAGCAAGAAATTTAAAAGGAATTGTGTTTGACTTCCGCGAACCTGCAAGTAAGCCGAAAATCTACCCTGAGGTAACGAATTACTTGGGACTGCCCAAAGTTACTGGCGCTGAATTAGCTTGTCATTTTATGCGGCACTTCTCGAACACAGGTTTCTTATATAAGAAACAACGTGCGCTCAACGTTGTGCAAGATGGTAACCATGATTTCATGGTTACCACTGACAGCGAAGTTTACCGAAGCTGGACGGTTATTATTACCACAGGCGTGGCCCAATCGCGGGTATTGCCGGGTGAGGAACAGTATCTTGGTAAAGGAGTTTCCTACTGCGTTACTTGCGATGGTGCTTTGTTCCGCGGCAAGGACGTGGTTGTTGTGGGTTATATACCAGAGGGAGAGGAGGAAGCGAATTCGCTGGCAGGATTTGCTCGGCGCGTGACGTATGTCGCAACATACGAAAATGTGAAAATGCTCGACAAGTCGGTTGAGATTATTCACTCGAACCCTGTAGCAATAATTGGAGATGCGCGTGCTCGCGCCATAAAAACACAGATTGGCGAAGTACATGCCGATGGTATATTTATCATACGCGAAGCCGTTCCGGTGACAACATTACTTCCGGGACTTGAAGTGGCCGACGGCTTTATAAAGGTAGATAGACAGATGGCGACAAACATCCCTGGTGTCTTCGCAGCTGGTGATTGCACAGGTGGGCCGTTCCAAATTGCAAAAGCTGTTGGTGAAGGACAGGTGGCTGCATTGAGTGCCGCAAGGTATGTGTATAAACTAAGAGAAAAGGAGATGTCTGAAAATGAGGCAATTGATTCCCGAGCAAGATAAAGAGTTTCTCAAGGCAAAGTTTGCAGATGAATTGGAGAATGAGGTAACAGTTGTTGCGTTTACTGAAAAGGCTGAGAATTTGGAGCTACCCGGCCTGGAATGCGAGTTCTGCAAGGAAACAGCTCAGCTAATTGACGAAGTGGCTGAGCTTTCAGATTTAATTAAGGTTGAGCACAGGGAGTACACGCCATCCGATGAAATGGTGGCTAAGCTTGGAATTGACAAGCTTCCGGCGATTATACTAATGGGTGACAATATTAAGGGCATTCGATACTTTGGTATTCCAGGTGGGTTTGAATTCAGCTCATTAATCGAGGACATTGTGGATGTTTCAAAAAACGTCACCGATTTATCAAATGAAGCCAAGGAAAAAGTCCGAGGTATCGACCAGGATGTTCACATACAAGTGTTTGTCACACCAACTTGTCCTTACTGTCCGTCTGCTGTTCGGATTGCTCACCAAATGGCGATTGAGAACCCAGAGCATATAATGGCAGATGCAATCGAGGCAACCGAATTTCCGCATCTAGTCAGCAAGTATGACATCAGCGCAGTACCGACAGTGGTGATTAACGACAAAGTTCAATTTGAAGGTGCATTGCCCGATTACGAGTTCGCAGAGAAAATTGCCGAGGCTCTAAGCGCTTAAAACAGATACGGGATGGGGAGTTAGAACCCCCATCCCGTAAATTTTTCTAGTTCCGTTATATATCACTTAACAAGGTCGCGGATAGCCTGAACAAAAGGTTTTCGGAAAATTTGCTTTGAGATTTCCTCCAAAAGTTTTATTGCCATTTCTCTTCTTGAAATTGCTGGAGTGTACATAAAAGCATCGGTCTTCTTGTTGCCAAACCGTGCCTGGACTAAAAAACCTTTTCGCGCTAGCTTAGACATCGTGAGCATGATAGTTGAATAAGATAGTTCTCGTCTAGGATACATTATTTTAAAAACTTTTGATGCTGTAATTGGTGGTTCCAAGTCCCACACAATGTCGAGAATTTGAGCCTCTAACTCACCCAGTGATTGGCCGTCTAGACCTTTGCGAATGCCCACGTAGTCCTTTATTCCAGTACTGCTGTTCAATTAGTCACTCCTTTCTAAAATTAAAATTATATCTTACAACGTGTTATATGATAGATGGTTATGCTGAATGCTGTCAAGAGGCATGAGGAAGAATTAGAAATTTCTTTTTTGTTGCTGTTTAAATTAACTAGGCAATTGATTTTAGGTGGTTGATAGCTTCTTCAATTGTTTCGGCTCTAATTATAAGTTCATCCAAGCGAAGGAGTTTAAATGCTCGGTCAACGGGTTCAGTTAGGCTAACTAGAACAATATCGCCACCTTTTTCGGTTGCTCTATTTTTCGTATCAAGGAGAATTCTGAATCCTGCGCTGTCAATATAAACCATATTTCTTAAATCGAAAATAATTTTGTTTCGCCCGGTTTCGAGGAGGTTATCGGCGGCCTCCTTTAATTTTTTGCTAGTAATTAAGTCGCATTCACCCTTGGCTTCAATTATGGGAATATCGTCAATATAGTGAATATCTACATCTAGTTTTGAAACATGCCAAGTTTCTGCCACCGTTCTCGCCTCCTCTTTGGAGTATATATACCCATCTTGCAGCAAAATTTCTCAGCAATTGGTAGAAAAGCTGGAAGGTTTCTCAGGGAACAGCCTTGCGTAAGCCCTATAGAAGGAATTAGGATGCATTGATGGTATTCCATAATTGGTAGGGGTTTCATAATGATAATAGGCATTGGTACCGATATAATTGAAGTAAATAGAATCAAGGACTGCCTCGCTCAGCATCCAAAATTTACAGAGCGGGTGTTTACCGATGCCGAGAGGGCTTATTGTTTGTCCCATGCTGACTGGGCAGAGCGGTTGGCTGGGAGATTTGCCGCAAAAGAAGCTATCGCTAAAGCGCTTGGCACACGATTGAGGTGGCGTGACGTCGAGGTGCTTCCTGATGCTACTGGGAAACCGGTTGTGCACCTGCGAAATAAGGCGGCAGAAGCCCTGGGCAAAGGCAAGGTGCTTGTGAGCATATCCCACTGCCGTACTAATGCAGTGGCGTATGCAATCGTTGTGTCGGATTGAGGGGTATAAAGCTTTAGTGTATAATTGCGCTGTAGGTGGTCAGCTTGAAGGTAGCGACAGCCAAACAAATGCATGACTTCGATAGGCGTGCGGCTGAGGAATTCGGCATCCCGAGTATTGTGTTGATGGAGAACGCCGGGCGGCATGTATTCGAGTCAGCTTGCGACATCCTCGGCCGCGTTTTTGGCAAACGAGTAATCGTTGTCGCTGGCAGCGGTAACAATGGCGGTGATGGGTTTGTTGCCGCCCGCCATCTTCGCGATGCCGGCGCCCAGGTTATCGTTCTTCTCCTTGCCCATTCAGAAAAAATTAAGGGTGATGCGAAGACCAACTTTGAAATACTCCGCAATACAGGCGCAGATATTCGGCAAATCTCTGAGGCCTCGGCGGTCGTGTCGCTGTTAGCCCAAGCCGATTTAATTATTGATGCGATATTTGGCACTGGTATCAAGGGAGAGGTTACAGGCGTTACCAAAGAGATAATTAAAGCAATCAACGATTCCGGACGGCCTGTTATAGCAGTGGATATCCCATCCGGGGTCGATGCCGACACTGGGCGAGTATTGGGTATCTGCGCGAAGGCTGATGTTACGGTGACTTTTGCTCTACCTAAACTTGGAATTGTTATTTACCCTGGAGCTGAGTATGCAGGCCGTCTGGTTGTTGGGGACATTGGCATTCCAAAACAACTCTACGATGAGGTATGTATTGAGCTAACCGATGCCCAAGATATTGCCGCAAAACTTCCAGCTAGACCCCCAAATGCGCATAAGGGAACTTTTGGAACAGTCGTTGTTATAGCTGGTTCGGCAGGGTTGACCGGTGCGGCAGCGATGGCTGGTGAATCAGCTCTGCGTGTGGGCGCAGGTCTTGCAGTCGTTGGCGTTCCAAAAAGCTTGCAGGATGTTATGGCTGTTAAACTTACCGAAGTTATGACCAGCGGACTGCCCGAAACCCTTGAGAGGTCAATCAGCACTCAAGCTTTGGATGCGGCGCTTGAGCTTGCAGACAAAGCTACTGCCGTGGTGCTTGGCTGCGGATTAGGTACCCACCCGGAAACTTGCAAATTTGTCCACGCCTTTGTAAAAGCCCTCAAAAAACGCGCGGTGATTGACGCGGATGGGCTAAATGCGCTTTCCAAGAATACCAGCGTTCTTGAGAGCAGCCACGCCGAGTTTATTCTTACCCCACACCCTGGTGAGATGGCGCGACTGCTTGGAACTGATATTGCAAGCATTCAGTCTGACAGGGTAGGAGCGGCGCAAACGGCGGCGCAGCACTTTCAAAGCATAGTTGTTCTTAAAGGTGCTAGAACGGTAATTGCGCATCCCGATGGCAGAGTGCTTATTAATCCCACAGGTACATCCGGACTTGCGACGGGTGGAACAGGAGACGTACTCGCCGGCGCAATCGGGGGGCTACTAGCCCAAGGAATAAGTCCATGGGATGCGGCAGCGTGCGGCGTATATGTTCATGGTAGGGCGGGCGAGATCGCCGAGCGAGATGTTGGGTCACCTGGAATGCTTGCAGGCGATGTTATTCGCGCATTGCCTGCCTCGTTGAGGGAGCTTTATGCTCTCAAGTAAGCAAAGGGGGTGTTGACTTGCGTGCTATCATAATCTTAGTACTAATTTTCTCTGTTTCTGCTGCCTTTGCCGTGACGGCGCCGATAACTGTTCCCTCTGCAGGTGAATACTACTACTGGTTTTCCTATACCGATGCAAAGGGTAATGTAATCCAGACAACGCCGAGAAGCTTTAAAGATAAAAGGGCGACAGCTGAACTGCCGCTTGTAAAGGATGCCGTTCCAAAGTGCAAGCTTTATGTGCTAGATGGCAAGTCTGGCAATGAGGCAGTAATTGAAATCGAGCCTAAAAAAGACGAGCTATTGAAGTTTGACCTCAAACCGGGCGACTTTAACAAGGTGCGGCGTGTCGAAATAAGCGTTTTGGGTGCAGAAACAGGCAGGCCTGCTGCTGCTTGTATCGTAAAGCTGGAGGATAGCGAGAAGAAAATACAAGTTCAGACTCTTGATCCAATGGCCGAAGGGGTAGCCACATTTCTTGATGTTGCCTCAGGCACTGCAAGAGTTACCGTTAAATATGGCGAAGACCGCATGTCAAGCCAGGATATTGATATTCCGTTAGACCGCGAGGAACTCACAGCTCGTATAAGTGTCCCAGTGGTTGGCGACATTGACACCATTCAGTCGGCTGAGCCAACGAAGGAGGCAGAGAATGGCAAAGAAGCAGCAGGGGATGCTCCACAGCGTGTTGGAAACCGATTGGATTGGCTTACCGGATTCATTGGCTTGGTGCTATTTGGAGTGATTGTTTATAGTGCATATGTGCTAATGCGTAATCGAGGTGCACGTTTCCAAGAAATTCTTCGTAAGATGGGTGTGGAAATTCAACCAGACCAGGTCTCGGCAAGCACTAGTCAAACTCAATCGCAGGCATCGCCAGTTGACCCAACGGTGTGTCCGTTTTGCGGTGGAAAGAAGGACCCAACTACTGGAGCATGTGCCTGCACTGTCGGCGCGCCCGGCATAGCGGCAGTGCAAGATGCTGGCTCAGGCCCCAGGTTGATTGCTACTCAAGGTCCATATGTTGGAAGCATTTATCAGATTTTGACCAATGAAGTTACAATCGGGCGTGACGAAGGCAACAGCATTGCTTTTGCGCAGGACCCTACAACCTCACGCAGACATGCAAAAATTACAAGCGAAGGTGATACGTATAAGATTATTGACCTAGGTTCATCGAACGGGACATTTGTGAATGGAATCAAAGTAACCGAGCGTATACTGAGCGCCGGTGATGAGATTCAGATTGGAAGCAATAAGCTAAGATTTGAGACGTAATTTATGTCGCTTAATTCAAAAGTTATATTAAGTTTCCTAGCGTCTACGTTTGGTGCGCTTTTAGCATGGGTTATTGTTGACTTCAACCCATGGTATCGGCTTCAGCCCGGCCCGACCGTTGGCACGTTTATGAAGCAAATTTCCGAACAATGGTTTGTTGGAGCTATTTTTGGAACAATGGTTGGGCTTGCAATAGGCTATGTCAACGGTTTGTGGGCAGGAAGCTGGCCGCAGATGAAAAGGAACCTCGGCTGGGGGGCGGTTGTCGGCTTCTGCGGTGGTATATTAGGCCTTGTTTTTGGACAACTCTTTTTTGGAAGCCTTTATGTAGACCCGCTTTCTGTGCCGCCGCTTTCTGTTATGCGGCCTTTCTATTTCGTTTGGGGTATTATCGTACGTGCGATAGGTTGGGCCTTGATTGGTTTGTTTATCGGAGTTGTTCAGGGGTTGCCTTCTGGTTCGAAACGGGCGGCACGCCACGGTGCAGTCGGAGGCTTGCTTGGTGGTTTTGTCGGTGGCACGCTATTTGAAATTGTTCCATGGATTTTGCCACCCGGAACGAAAAATCCGGGCGTTGTGAGCAGAGCCATCAGCATGACGGTTACCGGCGCATCTATTGGCTTTTTTATAGGACTAGTTGAAACTCTTCTTAAACAAGCGTGGATTCGCGTAGTTCAAGGTAGAAATGAAGGCAAAGAGTTCGTTATTTCAAAACCTCGGACAACTATCGGACGAGACGAGCTTGCGGATATTGCATTGTTCGGCGATAGGAATATTGCTCCTTTGCATGCGGTAATCGATGTCCAGCAGGGAAGGCACATCCTGCATGATGCAGGAAGCTCAATTGGTACGCTAGTCAATGGGCAAAAAGTCACTCAAAGTGTGCTCAAAGATGGGGATATTATTGAAATTGGTTCGATGCGCCTAGAATTTCACGAAAAGGCTACTGCATCTAAGATTCCAAGGCAAGTTGATGTTCCGGAAAGTCCTCCTTCCAGGCCGATTCCGCAGGCGCCAGGCGTATGTCCGTTCTGCGGAGGCAGGAAGGATCCAAACACAGGATTATGCGATTGTTCAATTGGGGCTTCACCTACTTCTCAGACAATTTCAGCTCCAATGGGTACTGTCCCGAGACTGGTTGGAATTAGTGGTCCATATGCTGGGCAGTCGTTCATATTGGCTTTGGATACACCTACAACTATTGGGCGCGAGCCTGGGCGCAGCATTCAACTTCCAATGGACACAACTGTCTCGCGCAAACACGCACGAATAGTAAACGAAAGCGGTACTTTCGTCGTATATGACGAAGGGAGCTCAAATGGCACAGTTGTAAACGGTATGCGAGTTAACCGTCAGGAGTTAGCGCCGGGAGATATGATAGCATTTGGGGCCTCGCAATTCAGGTTTGAGCAATGAGTGAAAAGGAATATGCTGATTACTCAGAAATTGCTGGCTATTTTGACGTCGGCAGGAGGCTTCCCGAAGAGGCAATCGCACAATGGGTAAATTTAATTCGGAGGCGAGGCCGTCTTGAAAAGGATTCATTGTGTTTGGATTTGGGATGCGGCACGGGGCGGTTCGCTATTCCGATTAGAGAGATTACAGGTGCATATGTGATAGGCGCCGACCTTTCAGCCGAAATGCTAAAGCATGCGGCCAGCAAGCCTGGTGCTGAAAAAGTAATGTGGGTTAGGTGTGATGCTGAGCTTACGGCTTTTCGGAATGGAATCTTCCAATGCGTGTTCATGTCGCTTTTACTGCACCACGTTAATGATATGAGACGGGTGCTTTCGGAGTGCCGGCGATTGCTAAAACCCGGCGGAGTCTGTCTTATTCGCACGACTGCCCATGAGCAGATGGATACCATGCCGGTCTATCGTTTCTTTCCGAAGGCATATGAGATTGATCGTAGACGCCTGCCTTCAGTTGACATTATAGAAGAAGAGCTTCGCCGTGTGGGCTTCCAGAAGGTTTGGCATGAGACCGTCACCCAAGAGCTGGTTTCAAGCGTTGAAGCATATCTCGACAAAGTGCGAAATAAAAACATCTCTGCTTTGACGCTTATAAGTGAGAAAGATTTTGCCGAAGGTCTTGCGCGAATGGAAGCGCATTTCAGGGAGGTTGGTCCCGAGATTAGCCTTGCCGAGGTTCGAACAGAGGAGCTGACATTAATAGGGGCTGAATGATTGTAAGGTGGGTTTTTCTAATTCTCCACAACCCATTTTCTGGAGGTAGGTAATCATATGGAACAAACAAGGATTATCCCGCCTGGTGGCGATGACGGACCCGACGTACGAACAAGGGCTCTTGATGCCGCGATGGAAAAAACTGCAATGGCTGGCGTACTTAGGGCGCTTGACATTGAATGTTTTCCCGGCAACCGATATGCCTTAAGTACTGAACCATCAAGGGAGCATGTTCTGATACAGCTAAAGTCAGCGCCTGGCGTGATGGGTCGACGCTTGCCGCTAAACATAGCGCTTGTGATTGATAGGAGTGGCTCTATGGAGGGCGAGCCCCTTGATTATGTAAAGCGGGCTTGTGGATATGTTGTTGACCTCCTTGAGCCAACTGACATACTCTCGATTGTTACCTTTGCTGAGCAGGTTGATGTTATCATGCCTGCTCGCCGAGTTATAAATAAGACGCTTTTAAAGGAGCATATAAATCGCATTGAAGTTGGCAATACTACCAACCTATATGATGGAATCGTTGTCGGGGCTAATCAGGTTATATCGGCATATTCTGAGGGGTACCTGAACCGTGTGTTACTGCTTACCGATGGCGAGCCAACCGCTGGCATAAAGGATTTTGCCTCAATAGTGGGCCAGGTTGCCGAACAGAAGAGTAGGGGTATTACAGTAACTGCTCTAGGTTTTGGCCCCGAATATAACGAAGAGTTGATGGCAGGAATTGCGCGGCAAAGTGGTGGAAACTACTACTACATCTCTCGTCCCGAACTAATTCCAGAAATCTTCCGCCGCGAGTTGGAAAGCTTAATGACAATCACAGCGCGCGATATACGCCTGCGTCTTGGTTTGTCGCGTTGGGTGCAACTTCGCCAAATATATGGCAAACAGCCGTCGTATGGCGAACGCTACGCTGAGGTCAACTTAGTGGACATAGAGCGAGGAAGTGCAATCTCAGTCCTCTGCGAACTTGAGTTTGCGCCGCGACCGGCTGGTATCTACAGGGTTATGAAGGCTGAGGTCTTTTATAATGATGCCGTGAGCAATCGAAATGAGGTCTTGTCTGCTGATATTGAGTTTGAATTTACACCAGAAAAAACGCTGATTCCGACAGGGGTCAACCCTATTGTCAAACAAGAGCTTGAGGTGGCGCTTGCTTCAAGGAACCTGGAAAAGACAGTCATGGGAATGAAAACTCAACAACTCTCAGCGATGGCGGCAACCGCGGAGCTTGAGCGGACAATGAACATTCTGCTTGACCAAGGTCGTGTGCAAGAGGCAGAGGAAGTAAAGAAAGCAATTGACTCTGTTAAGCGCGGCGGACCAGACGCAGAGAAGACCCTAGTTGGCACTATTTATAACCTGGATCAGGGAAAAAAGAAATAGCTCAATACCACCGAATTAATTAATTCGGTAATTAGCCAAGCAAGATTATCTTGAAGGGGAGATTTTCATGGAAATAGACCAGCCACAAACTGAAAAAACAATGGTTGCGCAGCCTGCTCCAGGGGAAGCTACTATAATCGGCACGCCGATAAAATGTCCTGTGTGCGGTATGGAAAACAACCCAAGCGAGAAGTATTGTGGTGACTGTGGGTTTTTGCTTTCGATGGTTCCTGCCGATGCTACGCCAATCAAGGACTTGTCTGCTTTTCCTAAAATTGTAGATAAGGTGAAGGGACGCGAATTTTTCCTCCACTCCGGTGAAAATACCGTCGGACGTGAGGCTGCGGATATTCTTCTCGAAGATCCAACCGTTTCCAGGCGTCATGCCATAATCACATTTGACGAATCAGGTTGTTGGGTGGAGGATATTGGAAGCACAAATGGCACATTCGTGAATGGACGGAAGGCAGAAAAAGGCGAGAAAATTCAAATTGGTGATGGTGCGGAAATTAAATTCGGAGGTTCAGTGCTAATCTTAAATCTCCCTCAAGTTGCCCCAGGAGTTGCGGAAGAAGCTTCTCCCTTGGGGGAGGGAGCGACAGCCGAAGCAGAAACCGAGCAGGTTGAAGAAGCTCAAACTCAGTTGGAAAAGGCTGATGAAATCGCTTCTGAGCAGGAGAAATCTGTGGCGCGTCTTGTCGTTGTTTCCGATCCCACTAAGGTTTTTGAAATAAAGCCTGGCGTAAATGACATTGGCCGCCGATCAAGCGCAGCTGTTCCTGTTACATTTGATGGATATGTATCCAGCATTCATGCGGACCTTATTGCAGAGGGCGAAGGGTTTTTTATAACAGATATGGGCAGTACTAATGGCACGTTTGTGAATGGAGTAAGAATTTCACCTGGCATGCGCAGTGTGCTTTCAAACGGCGATGAAATAACCATAGGAATGACTACATTGCGCTTTGAAATCTTTTCAGCAGAAGGAGAGCCAGCAAGCTCTGATACTCAGCCGAAATTGCCCGAAGGTAATGAATGACGATGGAACAGACGGAGATTACTGCAAGAATTGATACCGGAGATTTAATACAAGGTTGGGCTAATAAGAAAGGTTTAAGACCAGGTGTGATAGTTAGCACACGACTTGGGGCAAAAACCGATCTTGGGTTAGTTCGCGAGAATAACGAAGACAAATTCGAATTCTTCGAACCTGAGGAGCCTGAGCTTCTTGCGGCAAAGGGACTGTTCTATGCGGTGGCGGATGGCATGGGTGGCCATGCATCTGGCCAAATCGCTAGTGAACTTGCCCTTAAGATGATAATCAGGAACTACTATACTGATTTTTCTGAAGATATAGAGCAGAGCTTGGAGGCGGCATTTAAAGCGGCAAATGCATACATCTACGATGTTGGTCAAAGCATTCCTGAGCGGTCTGGGATGGGGACAACATGCACAGCGGCGGTGATTTGTGAAGATAAACTTCACATTGCACATGTTGGCGATAGCCGCGCATACATGATTCGAAGCGGCAAGATTCGCCAGCTTACGCAAGATCATTCTTGGGTTGCGGAGCAAGTACAGCGTGGAGCAATGACAGAAGAAGAAGCGATGATGTCGCCATTTAGAAATGTCATCACTAGATCGCTTGGGGTGACTCCTGATGTCGAGGTAGATTTTTACCAGGAAGAGCTTAAAAGAGGCGATGTCATCCTTATGTGTTCTGATGGTCTTTCCGGGTATGTTTCGGATGCCGAGATATTAGAGATAGTTTCAGAAGCAAGCCCTGCGCTGGCGGCGCTGAAGTTAATAGACCGTGCAAATGGACATGGCGGTGGTGATAACATTACCGCGCTAATTGTAAGCATCAAAAGCATAGACAGATGTGGTAGCAAGCGTAAAATCAGGAGATTATTTGATAGGTAGAGATCTCTGCTTTCGATACCCAAAGAAGAAGGCTATTATGGGAATAAAAAATCTCACAATTCGGTCTTCTGCTAGGGTAAAAGGAAGCATGGATGGTATTCACTTGTGGCTACGAATACACTTGAGCATTACCAAATTGTTCGCGAGATTGGAAGAAGCAATGATATAGTCTACGAGGCGATAGATACGAGAATCAACCGCCGCGTAGCGCTGAAGGAACTTGTCATACCTCCAAACCTCACAGGCCAGCAGAGAAGAGAACGAATAGAGCGGTTTTACCGCGAAGCACGCGCCGCAGGGTCGCTTACACATCCAAATATCGTAACTATCTACGAGGCTGGTGAAGACCAGGGCAGGCATTTTATTGCCATGGAATATCTGGAGGGTCAGTCCCTGCGCAACATCCTCGAAATCGAAGGCCAAATTTCTGTTGACCGCACCGTTGAAATAATCTCTCAGGTTTGTGATGGCCTTGCTTTTGCTCATTCGAAGCGAGTTATCCATCGCGATATAAAACCCGACAATATACATGTTCTTCCTTCCGGCTTGGTCAAAATAACTGACTTCGGAATTGCTCGCCTAATGGAGGAGCCGTCATTAACTGCTAACGGCCAGGTTTTCGGTACGCCTAGCTATATGTCACCTGAGCAGATAGCTGGAAAGCAATTAGACCAT
It includes:
- a CDS encoding class I SAM-dependent methyltransferase, which translates into the protein MSEKEYADYSEIAGYFDVGRRLPEEAIAQWVNLIRRRGRLEKDSLCLDLGCGTGRFAIPIREITGAYVIGADLSAEMLKHAASKPGAEKVMWVRCDAELTAFRNGIFQCVFMSLLLHHVNDMRRVLSECRRLLKPGGVCLIRTTAHEQMDTMPVYRFFPKAYEIDRRRLPSVDIIEEELRRVGFQKVWHETVTQELVSSVEAYLDKVRNKNISALTLISEKDFAEGLARMEAHFREVGPEISLAEVRTEELTLIGAE
- a CDS encoding Stp1/IreP family PP2C-type Ser/Thr phosphatase, with translation MTMEQTEITARIDTGDLIQGWANKKGLRPGVIVSTRLGAKTDLGLVRENNEDKFEFFEPEEPELLAAKGLFYAVADGMGGHASGQIASELALKMIIRNYYTDFSEDIEQSLEAAFKAANAYIYDVGQSIPERSGMGTTCTAAVICEDKLHIAHVGDSRAYMIRSGKIRQLTQDHSWVAEQVQRGAMTEEEAMMSPFRNVITRSLGVTPDVEVDFYQEELKRGDVILMCSDGLSGYVSDAEILEIVSEASPALAALKLIDRANGHGGGDNITALIVSIKSIDRCGSKRKIRRLFDR
- a CDS encoding FHA domain-containing protein gives rise to the protein MSLNSKVILSFLASTFGALLAWVIVDFNPWYRLQPGPTVGTFMKQISEQWFVGAIFGTMVGLAIGYVNGLWAGSWPQMKRNLGWGAVVGFCGGILGLVFGQLFFGSLYVDPLSVPPLSVMRPFYFVWGIIVRAIGWALIGLFIGVVQGLPSGSKRAARHGAVGGLLGGFVGGTLFEIVPWILPPGTKNPGVVSRAISMTVTGASIGFFIGLVETLLKQAWIRVVQGRNEGKEFVISKPRTTIGRDELADIALFGDRNIAPLHAVIDVQQGRHILHDAGSSIGTLVNGQKVTQSVLKDGDIIEIGSMRLEFHEKATASKIPRQVDVPESPPSRPIPQAPGVCPFCGGRKDPNTGLCDCSIGASPTSQTISAPMGTVPRLVGISGPYAGQSFILALDTPTTIGREPGRSIQLPMDTTVSRKHARIVNESGTFVVYDEGSSNGTVVNGMRVNRQELAPGDMIAFGASQFRFEQ
- a CDS encoding FHA domain-containing protein, with protein sequence MEIDQPQTEKTMVAQPAPGEATIIGTPIKCPVCGMENNPSEKYCGDCGFLLSMVPADATPIKDLSAFPKIVDKVKGREFFLHSGENTVGREAADILLEDPTVSRRHAIITFDESGCWVEDIGSTNGTFVNGRKAEKGEKIQIGDGAEIKFGGSVLILNLPQVAPGVAEEASPLGEGATAEAETEQVEEAQTQLEKADEIASEQEKSVARLVVVSDPTKVFEIKPGVNDIGRRSSAAVPVTFDGYVSSIHADLIAEGEGFFITDMGSTNGTFVNGVRISPGMRSVLSNGDEITIGMTTLRFEIFSAEGEPASSDTQPKLPEGNE
- a CDS encoding VWA domain-containing protein codes for the protein MEQTRIIPPGGDDGPDVRTRALDAAMEKTAMAGVLRALDIECFPGNRYALSTEPSREHVLIQLKSAPGVMGRRLPLNIALVIDRSGSMEGEPLDYVKRACGYVVDLLEPTDILSIVTFAEQVDVIMPARRVINKTLLKEHINRIEVGNTTNLYDGIVVGANQVISAYSEGYLNRVLLLTDGEPTAGIKDFASIVGQVAEQKSRGITVTALGFGPEYNEELMAGIARQSGGNYYYISRPELIPEIFRRELESLMTITARDIRLRLGLSRWVQLRQIYGKQPSYGERYAEVNLVDIERGSAISVLCELEFAPRPAGIYRVMKAEVFYNDAVSNRNEVLSADIEFEFTPEKTLIPTGVNPIVKQELEVALASRNLEKTVMGMKTQQLSAMAATAELERTMNILLDQGRVQEAEEVKKAIDSVKRGGPDAEKTLVGTIYNLDQGKKK
- a CDS encoding FHA domain-containing protein, coding for MRAIIILVLIFSVSAAFAVTAPITVPSAGEYYYWFSYTDAKGNVIQTTPRSFKDKRATAELPLVKDAVPKCKLYVLDGKSGNEAVIEIEPKKDELLKFDLKPGDFNKVRRVEISVLGAETGRPAAACIVKLEDSEKKIQVQTLDPMAEGVATFLDVASGTARVTVKYGEDRMSSQDIDIPLDREELTARISVPVVGDIDTIQSAEPTKEAENGKEAAGDAPQRVGNRLDWLTGFIGLVLFGVIVYSAYVLMRNRGARFQEILRKMGVEIQPDQVSASTSQTQSQASPVDPTVCPFCGGKKDPTTGACACTVGAPGIAAVQDAGSGPRLIATQGPYVGSIYQILTNEVTIGRDEGNSIAFAQDPTTSRRHAKITSEGDTYKIIDLGSSNGTFVNGIKVTERILSAGDEIQIGSNKLRFET